From Pseudodesulfovibrio nedwellii:
AAGAGCTTACTTCTGTTCATAGCTGCCCTTCACTGCATTGCCTCTTTTCTGGCTGGATGGGGTGTTGGTGTTGAACACGGATTCTCTAAAGAGATTTATGCCCTTCTCATTTTCGTAGCCACCGCATTTGTCGGGACGGTCTGGGCGTTTATCTCGAACGAACGCAACAACTTTTGAGAGGTAGTACGATGAAATGGGAAGTCAGACCGCACAACATGTTCCCAAACATGGCAATCATTTTTGACGAAAACGGCTCACAAGTTGGAGTCGTCGAGAAAGAGGATGCCAACTTGATAGCAGCAGCCCCAGAGATGTTGGCCGTGATCAAGCACCTCTGTGCATCCTTGGAGTTTCAGAAACTCTCCAGGCGGCAGATAATTACGATTTTGACGGAAGAAATCACTCGGGCCGAAGGCCAAACCGTTGGAGGGAACTCTGATGATTAAGGCTATACCCTTCAATGTAGCCATGACCTGCGCCATACTGAATGGCGAGAAAACGCAGACACGCCGGGTTATCAAATGGCCTGCCGAATATTACCCGGTTGAATACCTCGGCGAGTATCCCATGGATGAAGACGGTATTGATCGTCATTGGTGGGTCATGAACTTGTCAGCCGAGACAGGATTTATACCGCCTCACCTTCCTGGCGATATCCTTTGGGTTCGCGAACCGGGTCGCGTCGTAGCCTACGAAGAGTCCGCAGATTGTCAGTATGAATGGATGCGAATCAAATACATGGCGGATGGGCACGATGTGGAAATAAACACCCCATGGCGCATGTCTGATGTTTGGGACGGCAACGGACAGAAGTACCCATATGGTGCGCCGGATTGGGTCTGGAAAAAGCAAGGTATTCCAAACGGTATTTTCAAAGAAGCCGCCCGTACTTTTCTCAAAGTCAACAAGGTGCGCATTGAGCGGGTCACAGACATTTCTTGGCAAGACGCTTGCGCCGAAGGCTTTGCGGACTACGGAGATAATCCGAACCAAGGCCATCGGCATGACCCCGTGGGCTGGTTCCATAACCTTTGGGAGTCTATCTATCCCGGCACATGGAAACGCAATCATTGGGTGTGGGTCTACGAATTTGAACTCACCGACAAACCCGCCGATTGGCCGGAAAATTGATAGTAGGTAGCGCATTATGAATTTACGCTATGGCTCCATCTGTTCCGGTATCGAGGCCGCTTCCGTGGCCTGGGAACCGCTCGGCTGGAAGCCTGTCTTTTTCTCTGAAATCGAAAAGCACCCCTCGAACGTGCTTCGCTATCACTGGCCCGATATCCCGAACCTCGGAGACTTCACCGCCATTGCTGGCAAAGATCACGACATTGACGTGCTTGTCGGCGGAACTCCTTGCCAAGCATTCAGCGTGGCCGGTCGCCGACAGTCTCTTGAAGACGATCGAGGGAACCTCACACTCAAATTTGTGGAGCTTGTACATGAATCAGATGTCCCTATTGCCATTTGGGAAAACGTCCCCGGAGTCCTCAACACAGAAGATAACGCTTTCGGCTGCCTCCTCTCTGGACTTGTTGGATCAGACACCACCCTCGTACCGCTTAAAGACGGGGGCTGGCCTTGTTTCGGCATGGTTGCCGGACCACAAAGGGTCGTGGCGTGGCGGGTTTTTGATGCGCAATACCAGCGAGTGGCCCAGCGTAGGCGGAGGTTGTTCCTCGTTAGCTTCCGAACTGGTGACGGGAGAAATCCCGGAGCGGTACTTTTTGAGCCCGAAAGCCTGCCGAGGGATACTGCACCGCGCCGAAAAAAGGGCGAAAGAATTGCCCCGACAATTACAGGAGGCCCTCCTTTCAGTCGCACAGGAAATAGCCGCGTAGAAAGTGAGGCGATGGTTACCGGTACATTCCGAATGACCGCCTTCGGAGAGTATGTGGCTGATGATTCAGCTTCTACAGTTAAGGCCAGAGACTATAAAGACGCAACGGATTTGATTGCCTTCAATTGGCAGAATGCCGGGAATGATGGGCTTGCCATTGTTGAAGATGGCACCGGGCCCCTTGATTGTTCTCAAACAAAAGCAATCTGTTTTTTCGATGATGAAAAACGAAGGATGCGTGTTCGAAGGCTCATGCCGATCGAGGGGGAGCGGCTCCAAGGTTTTCCAGACAACCACACAAAATATGGTCGTACAAAAGACGGGAATGAATATGAGCTGGCAGATGGGCCTCGCTACATGGTTATTGGCAACTCCATGGCTGTGCCGTGCATGGCTTGGATAGGCCGTCGAATTGAGAAGGTCTTGGAAGCAACACAGTATTCAAAATAGGCAGACAAGATGAACACACAAGACATCATACGCTTATCAAACATCACGCCCCTGGAACACCAGATGCATGATAGCGGAATAGTCCATGTCGTTTCCTGTTCAGGGGGCAAGGACTCCACCGCTTCCATCCTGCGCTCAAGGGAATTGGGCATCCAAGCGCGTTACGTGTTCGCCGATGTCGGGAATGAGCACCAACTTACCTACGAATATCTCGACTACCTTGAAGATCGGCTTTGCATCACTATTGAGCGAATCAAGCCTGATTTTTCCGAATGGATGGCAAAAAGACGGGCGTGGGTTCGTGAAGTCGGTCCCCGTCGCGGCTATACACCCGCCATGGTTGAGCGCATTGTCAGCCATTTGAAGCCAACCGGTATCCCATTTCTCGACTTGTGCCTTATCAAGGGCTTTTTCCCTTCTACTAAGCGGAAGTTCTGCACACAGTTTTTGAAGCAAGTCCCGATTAACACGCTTGTTACGGAACCGCTTCTTGAAGCTGATCGAGAGGTTTGGTCATGGCAGGGAGTTCGTCGCGAAGAGTCAGCCGCCCGTGCCACTGCAAGCCATTTTGAGGCAAGCCGAGACGGATGGGAAGGATTCTTTATTTATCGCCCCATCGTGGAATGGACTACTGACGAAGTTTTTGCCATGCACCGTCGCCACGCCGTGAAGCCGAACCCCCTTTATTCTCTTGGGATGACCCGCGTGGGCTGCATGCCCTGCGTCAACACAAGAAAGGAAGAACTCTACCAGATTCAAAAGCAATTCCCAGAAGTTATTGACCGGATCGCCAAATGGGAACGGCTTGTAATGCTGTGTAGCAAGAAAGGTGTAACGACATTCTTTCATGCCAGAACCATTCCCAATAGAGGCGGAGGCGACACGCGATCACATATCAGGAACGCCGCCAAGTGGTCTAAGACTGACCGCTATGGGCAATATGACATGCTCAAGGCAATGGAAGCCCCAGCAGAATGCGCCAGCCAGTACGGGCTTTGTGAATAAATATTACTATCAGCAGGAAGTGGAGTGCATCAAATGAATGTAGCTATAAGCTGGAAAATGAAGCCCACGAGTATGGCAAGAAAACCAACTCTTCGAGGATTTTCAAGGTGTTCCGTGAAACTCCAGTATTTTGCGTGCGCTTTTATGATTAAGAACTTCAATTTTGTTTTTGATTTAAACATTGCCTTTTCAAGCCGTGACCTTGTCTCGCCCAATTCTTTTAACCTCTTTTCCTCTTTTTCACAGTTGGTCATGTCTGCGAGCCTGTTCCCAAAACGAATAGCGTTGTTTTTACAATGCTCATGGTGTGCTTTGGTAAAGAGGTCTAGCGCAATTAAGGACGCCCCAACGATGTCAATAACGAGGCCGATCCGCGTGAAGTCTATTGATTCGATCATGCGCGTAGCATCGGCAGAACAATGAAAGAAGTCAACCAATCCGCAATCAGGAGAAATCAATGAACGCAATCGAAGCATATCAGGCCAGCAGCACATGCGTGTGTGGCGGCATACCTACTCTGGTTGAGGTAAACGGCAAACAGCAGATTAAGTGCGCCTCTTGTGGATGCTCTGGACCACTTGAACCTCAAGCTGAAGGTGCTGTCCGTGGCTGGAATATAAACATTGAGGCTCTGACCTCTAACATGACTGTCATTGACATCATGTCGCGAGACAATCCCAAACTGGCTGAGTTGTTTGGCAAGTAACCACGTATCTGTAATGAGGTGATGAAATGAAAGAACTGAATGAACCAATCGTCCTCTGCTCATCATGCAGGAAGGTGTTTCTCGGCAGAGATTTCAAATTAAATGACGGCTGCCCTGGATGCAAAAGCATGAAGGTCGTAGTCGTGTTCTCGGCTGAAAGCCTTGTCACCGACATTGAGAACTCCAACGCCTTCCAGGCTCTTATTCAGGTAGGCGCGGACGGAGAGCAACTTGATGAGGTTG
This genomic window contains:
- a CDS encoding phosphoadenosine phosphosulfate reductase family protein, translating into MHDSGIVHVVSCSGGKDSTASILRSRELGIQARYVFADVGNEHQLTYEYLDYLEDRLCITIERIKPDFSEWMAKRRAWVREVGPRRGYTPAMVERIVSHLKPTGIPFLDLCLIKGFFPSTKRKFCTQFLKQVPINTLVTEPLLEADREVWSWQGVRREESAARATASHFEASRDGWEGFFIYRPIVEWTTDEVFAMHRRHAVKPNPLYSLGMTRVGCMPCVNTRKEELYQIQKQFPEVIDRIAKWERLVMLCSKKGVTTFFHARTIPNRGGGDTRSHIRNAAKWSKTDRYGQYDMLKAMEAPAECASQYGLCE
- a CDS encoding DNA cytosine methyltransferase, whose translation is MNLRYGSICSGIEAASVAWEPLGWKPVFFSEIEKHPSNVLRYHWPDIPNLGDFTAIAGKDHDIDVLVGGTPCQAFSVAGRRQSLEDDRGNLTLKFVELVHESDVPIAIWENVPGVLNTEDNAFGCLLSGLVGSDTTLVPLKDGGWPCFGMVAGPQRVVAWRVFDAQYQRVAQRRRRLFLVSFRTGDGRNPGAVLFEPESLPRDTAPRRKKGERIAPTITGGPPFSRTGNSRVESEAMVTGTFRMTAFGEYVADDSASTVKARDYKDATDLIAFNWQNAGNDGLAIVEDGTGPLDCSQTKAICFFDDEKRRMRVRRLMPIEGERLQGFPDNHTKYGRTKDGNEYELADGPRYMVIGNSMAVPCMAWIGRRIEKVLEATQYSK